Proteins encoded together in one Bradyrhizobium sp. CB82 window:
- a CDS encoding acyl-CoA dehydrogenase family protein: MAESDNIVVETAEKIFADLADPQTINNDRKEAWKVPLWQALSEAGLPLAWVPDDLGGSGASLADGFALLNAAGRFAIAVPLAETMLAGWLLAQAKIGSPEGEMTVLPANPKDRITLNPDGSLSGRVRGVPFAKAAKHFAVLAHGAGGVSIALVDAGKTKIEAGLNVGYDDSDVVTLDKVAPITVKPAPKHLDQTTMMLIGGVARSLQIAGALESMLNISVRYSNERVAFEKKISKFQAVQHNLAKLAGESAAALAAATSAADAIANATAFNDEVYLEAASAKIRCAEAAEKGGAIAHQVHGAIGFTLEHILHRYSLRALAWRDDFGSESYWAVELGKLVANRGADELWPLVASR; this comes from the coding sequence CGTGGAAAGTGCCGCTGTGGCAGGCGCTGAGCGAGGCCGGACTGCCCTTGGCGTGGGTGCCGGACGATCTTGGCGGCTCCGGCGCGAGCCTCGCCGACGGCTTTGCCCTGCTCAACGCGGCGGGACGTTTTGCGATCGCAGTTCCCCTGGCAGAAACCATGCTCGCCGGCTGGTTGCTTGCGCAGGCGAAGATCGGCTCCCCCGAGGGCGAGATGACGGTGCTGCCGGCGAACCCGAAGGACCGCATCACCCTCAATCCCGATGGCTCGCTCTCCGGCCGCGTTCGCGGCGTGCCCTTTGCGAAAGCTGCAAAGCATTTTGCGGTGCTGGCGCACGGCGCGGGCGGTGTATCCATCGCGCTGGTCGATGCCGGCAAGACGAAGATCGAGGCCGGCCTCAATGTCGGCTACGACGACAGCGATGTCGTGACGCTCGACAAGGTCGCGCCCATCACCGTCAAGCCCGCGCCAAAGCACCTTGACCAGACCACGATGATGCTGATCGGTGGCGTCGCGCGCAGTCTGCAGATCGCGGGCGCGCTGGAATCGATGCTCAACATTTCCGTGCGCTACTCCAACGAGCGCGTTGCATTCGAAAAGAAGATCTCGAAATTCCAGGCGGTGCAGCACAACCTCGCAAAGCTCGCCGGCGAGTCCGCTGCGGCGCTGGCCGCGGCGACCTCCGCCGCCGATGCCATCGCGAACGCGACCGCCTTCAACGACGAGGTCTATCTCGAGGCTGCCTCCGCAAAAATCCGCTGCGCGGAAGCAGCCGAGAAGGGCGGCGCCATCGCGCATCAGGTTCACGGTGCGATCGGCTTCACCCTCGAGCACATATTGCATCGCTATTCGCTGCGGGCGCTGGCCTGGCGCGACGATTTCGGCTCGGAGAGCTATTGGGCCGTCGAGCTCGGCAAGCTCGTTGCAAATCGCGGCGCCGATGAATTGTGGCCGCTGGTCGCCTCACGCTGA
- a CDS encoding acyl-CoA dehydrogenase family protein, whose translation MTAALRFDPIRLPPKCEELRKEVRAFLAEEMARGTFNPFKPNREDTDVPEFSRRVGERGWIGITWPKKYGGHERSFLERYVVTEEMRVANAPTRRFFVADRQSGPILLKYAPEHIKMDILPRICRGELCFAIGMSEPNSGSDLFAAKTRATKTDGGYLINGTKIWTSSAHIADYMIAIFRTSQPTKENRRHGLTQFLVKMKQPGIKVNPIGQITGQHEFNEVVFTDHFIPDDHVLGEVDGAWKQATSELAYERSGPERFLETYYVLTELVRAVGNDPDTRSAEGIGRLVAQLHTMRRMSVSVAGMLQAGKEPVVEASIVKDIGTVWEQQLPHRVRDLAAFVEETAGNRETLERQLDFAIKTAPKLTIQGGTTEVLRGIIARGLGLR comes from the coding sequence ATGACCGCTGCCCTCCGTTTCGATCCGATCCGCCTGCCGCCCAAATGCGAGGAGCTGCGCAAGGAGGTGCGCGCCTTCCTCGCCGAAGAAATGGCCCGCGGCACCTTCAACCCGTTCAAGCCGAATCGCGAAGACACCGACGTGCCGGAATTCTCCCGCCGCGTCGGCGAGCGTGGCTGGATCGGCATTACCTGGCCAAAGAAATATGGCGGCCATGAGCGCTCCTTCCTGGAGCGCTATGTGGTGACGGAAGAGATGCGCGTCGCCAACGCACCGACACGCCGCTTCTTCGTCGCCGACCGGCAGAGCGGACCGATCCTGCTCAAATACGCACCGGAGCACATCAAAATGGACATCCTGCCGCGCATCTGCCGCGGCGAATTGTGCTTCGCCATTGGCATGAGCGAGCCGAACTCCGGCTCCGATCTGTTCGCGGCCAAGACGCGGGCAACCAAGACCGACGGCGGCTATCTCATTAACGGCACCAAGATCTGGACCTCGTCGGCGCATATCGCCGACTACATGATCGCGATCTTCCGGACATCGCAGCCGACCAAGGAAAACCGTCGCCACGGCCTGACGCAATTCTTGGTCAAGATGAAGCAGCCGGGCATCAAGGTGAACCCGATCGGCCAGATCACGGGCCAGCACGAGTTCAACGAGGTCGTCTTCACTGACCATTTCATCCCGGATGATCACGTGCTCGGTGAGGTCGATGGCGCCTGGAAGCAGGCGACGTCCGAGCTCGCTTACGAGCGCAGCGGCCCGGAACGTTTCCTCGAAACTTATTACGTGCTGACCGAGCTGGTGCGCGCAGTCGGCAACGATCCGGATACCCGCAGCGCCGAAGGCATCGGCCGCCTCGTCGCGCAGCTCCACACCATGCGGCGCATGTCGGTCTCGGTTGCGGGCATGCTGCAAGCCGGCAAGGAGCCGGTGGTGGAGGCCTCCATCGTCAAGGACATCGGCACGGTGTGGGAGCAGCAGCTTCCGCATCGCGTGCGCGATCTCGCCGCGTTCGTCGAAGAGACTGCCGGCAATCGCGAGACACTGGAGCGGCAGCTCGATTTCGCCATCAAGACCGCGCCGAAACTGACCATCCAGGGCGGCACCACCGAAGTGCTCCGCGGCATCATCGCCCGCGGACTTGGTTTGCGCTAA
- a CDS encoding enoyl-CoA hydratase/isomerase family protein, translating into MSSYKDIGVEKVGHVGTIEIRRPPLNFFDISLINQIADALDEFDRDIEIRASVLSAQGKAFCAGANFNDPARQEQEARAAEAAAKGDPADSLGPINHLYIQAVRIFRAKKPIVAAVHGAAIGGGLGLAVSADFRVTCPEARFSANFTKLGFHPGFGLTVTLPELIGKNNAELMFYTSRRVTGEEAYKWGLANELVPQDQVKPAALRLAGEIAECSPLGLISTRATMRNGLADRVMAATNHELAEQTRLRATEDFKEGVKATEERRAANFRGR; encoded by the coding sequence ATGAGCAGCTACAAGGATATCGGCGTCGAGAAGGTCGGGCATGTCGGCACTATCGAGATCCGAAGGCCGCCGCTCAACTTCTTCGACATCTCCCTGATCAACCAGATCGCTGACGCGCTCGACGAGTTCGATCGCGACATCGAGATCCGCGCCTCTGTGCTCTCGGCGCAGGGCAAGGCGTTCTGCGCCGGCGCCAATTTCAACGACCCAGCGCGGCAGGAGCAGGAGGCGCGCGCGGCCGAGGCAGCAGCGAAGGGCGATCCCGCCGACAGCCTTGGGCCGATCAACCATCTCTACATCCAGGCCGTGCGCATATTTCGCGCCAAGAAGCCGATCGTCGCCGCCGTGCATGGCGCGGCCATCGGCGGCGGGCTTGGGCTTGCGGTCTCCGCCGACTTCCGCGTCACCTGTCCGGAGGCGCGCTTCTCGGCCAACTTCACAAAACTCGGCTTCCACCCCGGCTTCGGCCTCACCGTGACGCTGCCCGAGTTGATCGGCAAGAACAACGCCGAGCTGATGTTCTATACCAGCCGCCGCGTCACCGGCGAAGAGGCCTACAAATGGGGCCTCGCCAACGAGCTGGTGCCGCAGGACCAGGTGAAGCCAGCCGCTTTGAGGCTCGCCGGCGAAATCGCCGAATGCTCGCCGCTCGGCCTGATCTCCACGCGCGCGACGATGCGCAACGGACTCGCCGATCGCGTCATGGCCGCCACGAACCATGAGCTCGCCGAACAGACGCGGCTGCGCGCGACGGAGGACTTTAAGGAAGGCGTGAAAGCCACGGAAGAGCGGCGCGCGGCGAATTTCAGGGGGCGGTGA
- a CDS encoding acetate--CoA ligase family protein — translation MPHPLDSFFAPASIALIGASRDHEKIPGRLLSMLCRNEYPGKIYPVNPNYAAIDGRTCYKSIADIGAPIDLAVIIIPARAVLAALEECAAAGVKNAVIISSGFAEEGGDSAAMQEAIAALARRTGMRISGPNAEGLFSQAQRVAATFSPAVDVKPGVAPLVATTRRIGIVAQSGGIGFAYYNRAKALGVAVSYVVSTGNESDLGAGEFLDYMVQDASTDVILLFIEGIRDVKKFFTAARRAAEIKKPVIVTKVGRSSAGEHAAASHTASMAGWSAAYDAVFAKYGFIVSDDLDEALTIAAVLASNPLPKGDRVAVVTVSGGAGIWGTDAVALRSLQVPELSEPIQAEIAKLMPSYGTARNPIDVTAQGVISGGLQRSVDLLAVSDEVDAILVMLSLSSEVRMPFKEAELKPVLAAQRKPVVFYSYTLPSDFARRELAKSGVVVLSGLTHVGVALRQLVDFATFDLPRPVDEMRLPARDLSACLKSPVLSKADSKALLRAAGIALPDEVLVAEKSGLDEAIARVGFPLVMKIQSPDIPHKSEVGGVRVNITTKGEVFLAFEQLLNNARKHRPDAPLQGVLVGPMAKKGIEIIVGTMTDQTFGPMVMVGLGGITTELFRDVIYRPAPVSPDEAGAMLAGLKAAPLLNGFRGAAKADVAALSQLIADISVLAARHAKEIAEIELNPVLVHPEGQGVTIVDALVVRRR, via the coding sequence ATGCCGCATCCGCTCGACTCTTTCTTCGCGCCGGCAAGCATCGCGCTGATCGGCGCCTCCCGCGATCATGAGAAGATCCCGGGGCGGCTGCTGTCGATGCTGTGCAGGAACGAGTATCCCGGCAAGATCTATCCGGTGAATCCGAACTACGCGGCGATCGACGGGCGCACTTGCTACAAGTCGATCGCGGACATCGGCGCGCCGATCGATCTTGCCGTCATCATCATCCCGGCGCGCGCGGTGCTGGCGGCGCTCGAAGAATGCGCAGCCGCCGGCGTGAAGAACGCCGTCATCATCTCCTCCGGCTTTGCGGAGGAGGGCGGCGACAGCGCCGCGATGCAGGAGGCAATCGCGGCGCTGGCACGGCGCACGGGCATGCGTATCTCCGGCCCGAACGCCGAAGGTCTTTTCAGCCAGGCGCAGCGCGTGGCGGCGACGTTCAGCCCGGCGGTCGACGTCAAGCCGGGCGTGGCGCCGCTGGTCGCGACCACGCGTCGGATCGGCATCGTCGCCCAGAGCGGCGGCATCGGCTTTGCCTATTACAATCGTGCGAAAGCGCTCGGCGTTGCCGTGAGCTACGTCGTCTCCACCGGCAACGAATCCGATCTCGGCGCCGGCGAGTTCCTGGACTATATGGTGCAGGACGCCTCGACCGACGTGATCCTGCTGTTCATCGAAGGCATTCGCGACGTCAAGAAATTTTTCACGGCCGCGCGGCGTGCCGCCGAGATCAAGAAGCCCGTCATCGTGACCAAGGTCGGCCGCAGCAGTGCGGGCGAGCATGCGGCAGCGTCGCACACCGCGAGCATGGCCGGCTGGTCCGCCGCCTATGACGCGGTGTTCGCCAAATACGGCTTCATCGTCTCTGACGATCTCGACGAGGCGCTGACGATCGCCGCGGTGCTCGCCAGCAATCCGCTGCCGAAGGGCGATCGTGTCGCGGTCGTCACCGTCTCCGGGGGCGCAGGCATCTGGGGCACGGATGCGGTGGCGCTTAGAAGCTTGCAGGTCCCTGAGCTCTCCGAGCCCATCCAGGCGGAGATCGCAAAATTGATGCCCTCCTACGGCACGGCGCGCAACCCGATCGACGTCACCGCCCAGGGCGTGATCTCGGGCGGTCTGCAACGAAGCGTCGATCTGCTCGCCGTCTCCGACGAGGTCGACGCGATCCTGGTCATGCTGTCGCTGTCGAGCGAGGTGCGGATGCCCTTCAAGGAGGCGGAGCTGAAGCCGGTGCTGGCGGCGCAGAGAAAGCCCGTGGTGTTTTATTCCTATACCTTGCCGTCGGACTTCGCGCGGCGGGAGCTGGCAAAATCCGGCGTCGTCGTGCTGTCGGGCCTCACCCATGTCGGCGTCGCGCTCCGCCAGCTCGTGGACTTCGCGACGTTTGACCTGCCCAGGCCGGTGGACGAGATGCGGCTTCCGGCACGCGATCTCTCGGCATGTTTGAAGTCGCCGGTCCTGTCCAAGGCCGACAGCAAGGCCCTGCTTCGTGCGGCCGGCATCGCGCTGCCGGACGAGGTGCTGGTTGCGGAGAAGAGCGGCCTCGACGAGGCGATTGCGCGCGTCGGGTTTCCCCTGGTGATGAAGATCCAGTCGCCCGATATTCCGCACAAGAGCGAGGTCGGCGGCGTGCGGGTGAACATCACGACCAAGGGCGAGGTATTTCTGGCGTTCGAGCAGCTCCTGAACAATGCGCGCAAGCATCGGCCGGATGCGCCGCTTCAGGGCGTGCTGGTTGGGCCGATGGCAAAGAAGGGCATCGAGATCATCGTCGGCACGATGACGGATCAGACGTTCGGCCCGATGGTGATGGTGGGGCTTGGCGGTATTACAACCGAGTTGTTTCGCGACGTGATCTACCGCCCGGCGCCGGTGAGCCCGGACGAGGCCGGCGCGATGCTGGCCGGATTGAAGGCGGCGCCGCTGCTGAATGGGTTTCGCGGGGCGGCCAAGGCGGATGTCGCGGCACTATCGCAGTTGATCGCCGACATCTCCGTACTCGCAGCAAGGCATGCGAAGGAAATTGCGGAGATCGAGCTCAACCCGGTGCTGGTGCATCCGGAGGGGCAGGGCGTCACGATCGTCGACGCGCTGGTGGTGCGGCGGAGGTAA
- a CDS encoding enoyl-CoA hydratase, with product MSNDMVLQKLEGGLLTITMNRPERKNALNPDMVRGLIEAARRAADDPEVRAVLFKGAGGSFCVGGDVKSMAEGRAPLPFEIKLANLRRGMEVSRILHQMPKPVVAQLDGAAAGAGLSMALSCDLRIASESCKITTAFAKVGFSGDYGGTYFLTQLIGSARARELYLMSPVLSAKEAQAIGMVTKVVPDAEIDAAAHELALSLAQGPSIALGYIKRNINNAEHLPLEDCFDGEAIHHTRCGDTEDHKEAAKAFVEKRKPAF from the coding sequence ATGAGCAACGACATGGTCCTGCAAAAGCTCGAAGGCGGGCTGCTCACCATCACCATGAATCGTCCCGAGCGCAAGAATGCGCTCAACCCCGACATGGTGCGCGGGCTGATCGAGGCGGCGCGGCGCGCGGCCGATGATCCCGAGGTGCGCGCGGTGCTGTTCAAGGGTGCCGGTGGCAGCTTCTGCGTCGGCGGCGACGTCAAGTCGATGGCCGAGGGCCGCGCGCCGCTGCCGTTCGAGATTAAGCTCGCGAACCTGCGCCGCGGCATGGAGGTGTCGCGCATCCTGCACCAGATGCCCAAGCCTGTGGTGGCGCAGCTCGACGGTGCGGCGGCTGGCGCGGGTCTCTCGATGGCGCTGTCCTGCGATCTGCGGATCGCCAGCGAATCCTGCAAGATCACGACGGCGTTTGCCAAGGTCGGCTTCTCCGGCGATTATGGCGGCACCTATTTCCTGACCCAACTGATCGGCTCCGCGCGGGCGCGAGAGCTTTATCTGATGTCGCCGGTACTGAGCGCGAAGGAGGCGCAGGCGATCGGAATGGTGACGAAAGTGGTGCCCGATGCCGAGATCGATGCCGCCGCGCACGAGCTCGCATTGTCGCTGGCGCAGGGCCCGTCGATCGCGCTCGGCTACATCAAACGCAACATCAACAATGCCGAGCACCTGCCGCTCGAGGATTGCTTCGACGGCGAAGCCATTCATCACACCCGCTGCGGTGACACCGAGGACCACAAGGAAGCCGCAAAGGCTTTTGTCGAGAAGCGGAAACCCGCCTTCTAG
- a CDS encoding ABC transporter substrate-binding protein, giving the protein MRRILSGIFAAALVASAAQAQDKAQDKSPLKLGGILDMSSLYADITGPGSEMAAKMAAEDFGGEVLGRKIEILAADHLNKADLAANIARDMIDNQGVEMIYDVAASATALAAGEIAKARNKIVIFNGPGSIRLSNEACGPYTVHYVFDTFAQANTTGLAAVRSGLDTWFFLTADYAFGQDLEKDTSNVVVKTGGKVLGNVRHPLNTSDFSSFLLQAQASKAKVIGLANAGGDTVNAIKQSAEFGIMKGGQKISPLLAFVTDIDSIGLETAQGLLLAEAFYWDLNDETRAFSKRFQERVKRPPTSAQAGVYSSVTHYLKAVKAVGTTDAAAVMKVMKETPINDFFANGGKIRDDGRMVHDMYLFEVKKPSESKGRWDDYKLLATVPGNEAFQSLEQSRCPLVKK; this is encoded by the coding sequence ATGAGGAGGATTTTGTCCGGCATTTTTGCCGCGGCGTTGGTCGCGAGCGCAGCGCAGGCCCAGGACAAAGCCCAAGACAAGTCGCCACTCAAGCTCGGCGGCATTCTCGACATGTCGAGCCTCTACGCCGACATCACCGGTCCCGGCAGCGAGATGGCGGCCAAAATGGCGGCGGAGGATTTCGGCGGCGAGGTGCTGGGCCGCAAGATCGAGATCCTCGCAGCCGATCATCTCAACAAGGCGGACCTTGCCGCCAACATCGCACGCGACATGATCGACAATCAGGGCGTCGAGATGATCTACGACGTCGCGGCGTCTGCGACCGCGCTCGCCGCCGGCGAGATCGCGAAGGCGCGCAACAAGATCGTCATCTTCAACGGCCCGGGTTCGATCCGCCTCTCTAACGAGGCCTGCGGCCCTTATACCGTGCACTACGTCTTCGACACCTTTGCGCAGGCCAACACGACCGGACTTGCCGCCGTGAGGTCCGGGCTCGACACCTGGTTCTTCCTGACCGCCGATTACGCCTTCGGTCAGGATCTGGAGAAGGACACCAGCAACGTGGTGGTGAAGACCGGCGGAAAGGTGCTGGGCAACGTCCGCCATCCGCTCAACACCTCGGATTTCTCGTCCTTCCTGCTCCAGGCGCAGGCCTCCAAAGCCAAGGTTATTGGCCTTGCCAACGCCGGCGGCGACACCGTCAACGCCATCAAGCAGTCGGCCGAGTTCGGCATCATGAAGGGCGGCCAGAAGATTTCGCCGCTGCTCGCCTTCGTCACCGACATCGATTCGATCGGGCTCGAGACCGCGCAGGGGTTGCTGCTGGCGGAAGCCTTTTATTGGGACCTGAATGATGAGACGCGCGCCTTCTCAAAACGCTTTCAGGAGCGCGTGAAGCGGCCGCCGACCTCGGCGCAGGCCGGTGTGTATTCCTCGGTCACGCACTACCTGAAAGCCGTGAAGGCGGTCGGCACCACCGATGCCGCCGCGGTCATGAAGGTGATGAAGGAGACGCCGATCAACGACTTCTTTGCCAACGGCGGCAAGATCCGCGACGATGGCCGCATGGTGCACGACATGTATCTGTTCGAGGTCAAGAAGCCGTCGGAGTCCAAGGGCCGCTGGGACGACTACAAGCTGCTCGCCACCGTGCCGGGCAACGAGGCGTTCCAGTCGCTCGAGCAGTCGCGCTGCCCGCTGGTGAAGAAATAG
- a CDS encoding thermonuclease family protein — MERTTTSPDDVNRPLTFLAAALLVASYASAFGAACQFESQGEGHVAAIVDARSLRLDDGREVRLSGIEPTATTKQALAAMLAGRDVRLRGTDDTPDRYGRQGALVFVGESDGSVQALLLSQGDAIVSAEIADKDCAAALMSAEAEARRGKKGSWADPLAIKNAESPDDILAGIGRFVVVEGKVLSVRQAGATTYLNFGRNWTRGFAVTISRRMVPAFESAGIVLKSLENRKIRVRGWVEGNVGPRIDALRVEQVELLGAD, encoded by the coding sequence ATGGAACGCACCACAACCTCCCCGGACGATGTGAACCGACCACTCACCTTCCTTGCCGCCGCGCTTCTCGTCGCGTCATATGCCTCCGCGTTTGGGGCCGCCTGCCAATTCGAATCCCAGGGCGAAGGCCACGTCGCCGCCATCGTCGATGCGCGCAGCTTGCGCCTCGACGATGGGCGCGAGGTGCGCCTCTCCGGCATCGAGCCGACTGCGACGACGAAGCAGGCGCTGGCCGCGATGCTTGCCGGCCGCGACGTGCGCCTGCGGGGTACCGATGACACGCCGGACCGCTATGGTCGCCAGGGCGCGCTGGTCTTCGTCGGCGAGAGCGATGGCTCCGTGCAGGCCCTATTGTTGTCCCAAGGTGATGCAATCGTCTCGGCCGAGATCGCGGACAAGGACTGCGCGGCCGCCCTGATGTCGGCGGAGGCCGAGGCGCGGCGCGGAAAAAAGGGCAGCTGGGCTGACCCGTTGGCCATAAAAAACGCGGAAAGTCCGGACGATATTTTGGCCGGGATCGGGCGCTTCGTTGTGGTCGAGGGCAAAGTCCTCTCCGTCCGGCAAGCTGGGGCAACGACTTACCTCAACTTTGGCCGGAACTGGACACGCGGCTTTGCTGTGACTATTTCACGGCGCATGGTTCCGGCCTTCGAGAGCGCCGGGATCGTTCTCAAGTCCCTGGAGAATCGGAAGATTCGGGTCCGGGGCTGGGTCGAGGGGAATGTGGGCCCGCGGATTGACGCGCTCCGGGTGGAACAGGTCGAGTTGCTGGGCGCGGACTAG
- a CDS encoding M48 family metalloprotease, which translates to MGRFQTATAPAVTLPKPTKPAVAQTPATEKEHERILASYGGVYDDPRLEQLVTKTVERLVAASDRPDQGYKVTILNSGAVNAFALPNGQLYVTRGLLALASDTSELSSVLSHEMAHVLSKHAAMREDQARQAAIVTRVVTDMSNDPELTALALAKTKLTMASFSRNQEFEADGIGVGISARAHFDPYGAARFLSAMERNAELKAGKSALDPRAQDFTSSHPATPERVQNAQTIARQYAAPEGAERDRETYLGAIDNIVYGEDPSEGFVRGRRFLHPKLGFTFQAPDNFTLDNTAQAVIGVREGGTQAMRFDVVRVPAEQTLGDYLNSGWMEGVDKTSTEDITINGFPAASVTAKGDQWQFKVYALRFGSDVYRFIFAARQKTTESERNARETVNSFRRLTLEEIQAARPLRIKVITVQPGDTVESLAHRMAGVDHPTERFRVLNGLDAHAQVKVRDRVKIVVD; encoded by the coding sequence ATGGGCCGGTTCCAGACCGCGACCGCGCCGGCCGTCACCCTGCCCAAGCCGACGAAGCCCGCAGTCGCGCAGACGCCGGCCACGGAGAAGGAGCACGAGCGCATCCTTGCCAGCTATGGCGGCGTCTATGACGATCCACGGCTCGAGCAACTCGTCACCAAGACAGTCGAGCGGTTGGTCGCGGCCTCCGATCGACCCGACCAGGGCTACAAGGTCACGATCCTGAATTCCGGCGCGGTGAACGCCTTCGCGCTGCCGAACGGCCAGCTCTATGTCACGCGCGGCCTGCTCGCGCTCGCGAGCGATACGTCCGAATTGTCGTCCGTGCTCAGCCACGAAATGGCGCACGTGTTGTCCAAGCACGCCGCGATGCGCGAGGACCAGGCGCGCCAGGCCGCGATCGTCACCCGCGTCGTCACCGACATGAGCAACGACCCCGAGCTCACCGCGCTCGCGCTCGCCAAGACCAAGCTCACCATGGCGAGCTTTTCGCGCAACCAGGAGTTCGAGGCCGACGGCATCGGCGTCGGCATCTCCGCGCGCGCGCATTTCGATCCCTATGGCGCGGCTCGTTTCCTCTCGGCGATGGAGCGCAATGCCGAGCTGAAGGCCGGCAAGAGCGCGCTCGATCCGCGCGCGCAGGATTTCACATCCTCCCATCCGGCAACGCCCGAGCGCGTGCAGAACGCGCAGACGATCGCGCGGCAATATGCAGCGCCTGAGGGCGCCGAGCGCGACCGCGAGACCTATCTCGGCGCGATCGACAACATCGTCTACGGCGAGGACCCGAGCGAAGGCTTCGTCCGCGGCCGCCGCTTCCTGCACCCCAAGCTTGGCTTCACCTTCCAGGCGCCCGACAACTTCACGCTCGACAACACCGCGCAGGCGGTGATCGGCGTGCGCGAGGGCGGCACGCAGGCGATGCGCTTCGACGTCGTGCGGGTGCCGGCCGAGCAGACGCTCGGCGACTATCTCAATTCCGGCTGGATGGAAGGCGTCGACAAGACTTCGACCGAGGACATCACCATCAACGGCTTCCCGGCGGCCTCCGTGACCGCCAAGGGCGACCAGTGGCAGTTCAAGGTCTACGCGCTGCGCTTCGGCAGCGACGTCTACCGCTTCATCTTCGCGGCCCGGCAGAAGACCACCGAGAGCGAGCGCAACGCCCGCGAGACGGTGAACTCATTCCGCCGCCTGACGCTCGAGGAGATCCAGGCCGCACGTCCCTTGCGCATCAAGGTGATCACCGTGCAGCCCGGCGACACCGTGGAATCGCTCGCCCACCGCATGGCCGGCGTCGATCACCCGACCGAGCGCTTCCGCGTACTCAACGGCCTCGACGCCCATGCGCAGGTCAAAGTGCGCGACCGCGTGAAGATCGTGGTGGATTGA
- a CDS encoding MFS transporter: MAMAQTPAMAGANPGEHGHDQANPGEIAIGVIIGRTSEFFDFFVYAIASVIVFPRLVFPFATELTGTLYSFAIFALAFMARPLGTVIFMTIDREYGKTAKLVAALFLLGTATVAIAFLPGYSEIGAAAIWLLALARAAQGLAWGGAWDGLASLLALNAPQNKRGWYAMVPQLGAPLGLIVASALFAYFAGNLSADDFFDWGWRYPFFVAFAINVVALFARLRMVATEEYASLFETRDLQPSRISDTVAREGHNIMLGAFAPLASFALFHMVTVFPLSWVFLFTRESPVRFLMIEIVGAAFGVAAIVASGLIADRVGRKSLLMGSAIAIAVYSGFAPQLLDAGAFGETIYMVLGFILLGLSFGQSSGAIASNFKQMYRYTASALTSDMAWLFGAGFAPLAALLLATNLGVIASGAYLLSGALWTLMALWLSGQRERGEMDAGG; this comes from the coding sequence ATGGCGATGGCACAGACCCCCGCAATGGCAGGCGCAAATCCGGGCGAGCATGGTCACGACCAGGCCAATCCCGGCGAGATCGCCATCGGCGTCATCATCGGGCGCACGTCGGAGTTCTTCGACTTCTTCGTCTATGCGATCGCCTCGGTGATCGTGTTTCCGCGCCTGGTCTTTCCGTTCGCTACCGAACTGACCGGCACGCTCTATTCCTTCGCCATCTTCGCGCTCGCTTTCATGGCGCGGCCGCTCGGCACCGTCATCTTCATGACGATCGACCGCGAATACGGCAAGACCGCCAAGCTGGTCGCCGCGCTGTTCCTCCTGGGCACCGCGACCGTGGCGATCGCGTTCCTGCCCGGCTACAGCGAGATCGGCGCGGCCGCGATCTGGCTCCTGGCGCTGGCGAGAGCAGCGCAAGGTCTCGCCTGGGGTGGCGCGTGGGACGGGCTTGCCTCGCTACTCGCGCTCAACGCGCCGCAGAACAAGCGCGGCTGGTACGCGATGGTGCCGCAACTCGGCGCTCCGCTCGGGCTGATCGTGGCCAGCGCGCTGTTTGCGTATTTCGCCGGCAATCTCTCGGCCGACGATTTCTTCGATTGGGGCTGGCGCTATCCGTTCTTCGTCGCCTTCGCCATCAACGTCGTGGCGCTGTTCGCCCGCCTGCGCATGGTCGCGACGGAGGAATATGCCTCGCTGTTCGAGACCCGCGACCTGCAGCCCTCGCGTATCTCCGACACCGTCGCGCGCGAAGGCCACAACATCATGCTCGGGGCCTTCGCGCCGCTGGCGAGCTTCGCGCTGTTCCACATGGTCACGGTGTTTCCGCTGTCCTGGGTGTTTTTGTTCACGCGTGAAAGCCCGGTGCGCTTCCTGATGATCGAGATCGTCGGCGCCGCCTTCGGTGTCGCGGCGATCGTGGCCTCCGGCCTCATCGCCGACCGCGTCGGCCGCAAGTCGCTGCTGATGGGCTCGGCGATCGCGATCGCGGTCTATAGCGGCTTTGCCCCGCAGCTGCTCGATGCCGGTGCATTCGGCGAGACCATCTACATGGTGCTCGGCTTCATCCTGCTCGGTCTGTCCTTCGGCCAGTCCTCCGGCGCGATCGCGTCCAACTTCAAGCAGATGTATCGCTACACGGCCTCCGCGCTGACCTCCGACATGGCCTGGCTGTTCGGCGCCGGCTTTGCCCCGCTCGCCGCGCTCCTGCTCGCGACGAATCTGGGCGTCATCGCCTCGGGCGCCTATCTGCTCTCCGGCGCATTGTGGACGCTGATGGCGCTCTGGCTGAGCGGCCAGCGCGAACGCGGCGAGATGGATGCGGGTGGTTAG